The DNA sequence AGTAAAAGACGAATCTAGTGTATGCTTTCTGAAAATATGAGAATATAAGATTTTAATGAGGTAGAGAGAGTTAGCAGAATCAATATAGCCGCACTTCTGGTGCAGGAATATTATAGAGGATCAAACCTTTTTGGAAGTATTGTTATTAACAAATATTTAATTTCTCTGGAGGTTTAACAGGAGTTTATAGGATAATTTTGGACACGTTTGAACTGCAAAATTCCTTCAGGCAAACAAGTCGTGTGTATGGATGATCAGAGTGATCTAAATATGGTTGCCCAACTGTTTAGGCCTTTAGGGTCTGTGAGTTGCTTTAAAATTCTGCAATTTTTATATAGCAGGATTAAGTCTGGGTTAATTTCATCCTATCATTTCTAAGAAATGCTATCTgatatttaaaaattttgtaGTTGTATGAATAATTATTTTTCCAGATATTTTAATGGAGTAAAATGCGAGCTACCAGAGAATAAGATACCTCCCTCAATATGCTTGAAGATTTATAGAAGGCAACTTTAGGAAAATACCATTGCATTTTGACTTTCTCATATCCCCAACCCCGAGgatatattggtacaataaaTAGATAATATTTCTATATTAATAGTTATAGGATTAAGAATCCAAATATTAAAGTCGCGATATGATATTATAATTCGTAGGGTATAGGAAGCGAAATCTGGCATATTATTGCACAAAAGAACGTAATCCTATTAAATTAGACTAAATTGCATGTTCCATCCCTAAGATTAGTAAATATTGACATGGGTACACCTGTTATGAAAATGATGCAGTTTGGTCTGACAACCTCAAAATCCGATGAACTTTGCATAAATATTATCCGTCCAATTTCAGGGTATCCTATTTTTGTCGAAAAGTACTTAAGTAATAAAAACTTAACTCCGTTAAAGCTTTAATGATTTTTCATAAACAAAAAACTATAATGAGACTTCAATAAACTCTGACAGGCTCATTTAAACCTCCATGGAAcgtgtttttttttgtttttctaatTGAATTGCTTTCATATTTTATTGGAGTTCTTTAAAAGAAATTTCAAACCTACGGATTTGGTGTTTGATGAATATTTATTGCTGTGTTTAGGTTTCTGTTAGAGTGTTGATGAACAGATGAAGTTTTAGAACCTAGAAGCATGTTGGATCTTTAATGACTTTAATTGGAGATTAAAAGGAAGTCATGATTTTATATCCAAAATATTCAACCAAATCAGCAGCACCTCTTTATTTAGATGGAAATGTCTGAGAAATGTAACGTGCATTAGTTTTAGAACTAACCTGACCAAAGTGGATTACTATAACCAATGTGTGAAAATGGCACTATTTGTGAATCCTGGGAATTTGAATTGCATTTCAATTTTCTCATCAAATTGTTGGACCTAGCTGGTTAAACATTgcaatttgagagaaacaagtAGTACCTGGATGGTGATAAAGGTGTTCATAGTACTAGAAAAGGTCTTGAGTTTCATTGTTACCTCACCTTTCCTAATACTAAATAGTATACCAACTATCTAGGAAAAACTTTAAGAAACCAGAATGCAACTGCAGTAGTTTGATTTCAACTTATCAGTTTTCAGAGGCCACTTCAAAAAGATGCCCATTTCTGGAAAATACGTCACCACATGGGACAGCCTAGCAACTGCTGGCATTTCTAATCGATAAAATGGTTTATGGGTAATTCTAGACTGGGGATTCTGTTAAATACGTTTTGCTATTTAAGTCGATAGAATGTGTTTGGATTTTAAGAAAAAACTATAACTTAAATTTTTTTAGGTTTACATTTTATGTTATAAATAGTGGTTTCAAGTGCGTGGTAAAGCAGTCTAAGCAGACTGTTAAATTGTTTACATATAGAAATCAAATTAAGTGTACTGTTCTCACTATTATTTCTTCGTTTAGGTAGAAAAGTGAACATGCTGGAGGAGGTAGAATATTCCTTTAATGTCGTGGTCCGCCTGACGGAGTTGGACGAGAATAAGCAAGTGCCTCAAAATGTGATCGTAACTCGCCTTCTGAAACAGATGATGAATGTGAAGTCCACAGAAGAGATTGGCTATTTTCTTGCTGTCACAAAATTGAAGAGGATTGGCACCGGAAAGGTTTTGGACTCCCTAGACTATGTTCTGTTTCCTGTTTGTGTTCAGTGTCGCACATTCTTACCCATGGATGGAGAAATCATGCATGGTGTTGTTTTCAATGTAATTACGAATGGGGTTTTTATGAGGAGGGGTCCGATTCGTTTTATCTATTTACCTGCTCAAAAGATGCCCGGATACTCGTATGTGCATGATGACCAAAATCCTTTCTTTGTGAGTGCTGATGGATCGAGGATAGGACGTGATGTTGTCGTCAATTTCATGGTGTATGGAACAAGGTGGGTACACAAGAACTGGTATGCTGAACGAGAATATACTCTTATCGCTTCTTTGGAAGGTAATAGCTTAGGTCCAATGGCCTTATCTGGTCATGATGGTTTGGACTTGGAGAGTTGCAGGTTCCCTGACTTTAGCCAAGAGGACTTAGAGTTGCAGGATCCTTGACTTGTAACAGCCATATGTTGTAATTGTGAGGACTTGCAGTTGCAGCTTTCATGACTAGTAGATTTTTGTTGTAAGAATTTGTGTTgtgatatttttattttaatgtAGAGTTATACCTGTTATTCTGCTATTATATAAGAACATCATTCTTCTTTGTAATATTGTGAAACTAGAAGTGAAGTTCTAGGTACTAGAAGAAGCATCTGTTTGAATTTCTGtgctatttttatatttatttcaaTTAGCAGCAATCGTAAAACATTTTGACACTAATCTACCAAAGAACTCTACCTTATTGAAGTggatattataatattatatgaagcttgtttttttaatttttttatcatttgTTTTTGTTCTCTCAATGATTGTTtgattatatataatatataaaatataattttattgtTAATATACAGTAGTATTATTTTGTAAATGTAAATTAGAGAAGCCAAATTGAACCAAAAAAGATGAAAAGCTATCTCATTTCAAAAGTGAACATATTTTACactataatattttttttttcagccgTATGACCACATGCACGATGCAAGCAGCTAAATTCTATACAAAATAAGCAAACCCAACCCAGCCTGATGTTACAAAAACTTGTACTACTAACTAGCAAGACTTGCAAAAGCTGAACATCATCAGCCCTGCACTGCAAGAGTTTGCAAGTGTTCTATGAAAACTTGTAAGCTAACATCATCAGTTAAAATTAACTCCAGGCCGTCAGAGTAGGTCGAGTTCTGTGTAACAGATGGATTTAATTTAGCAAGAAGAAATCTCGCCTGACTACTGTGCTGGTCACATTTTACAAGTTTCGGAACTGGATACCTGTCAGCTACCAGTTGCTCTGCATCAAGTTCTGGGGCTTCTAACAGCTTTCTAAAACTTTCATGGTTTGGGTCCTTGTCATAACCAAGTTTTTTCCACTGTGCAATCTTAGACCCATAGTGGATGACAACACAGAAATAGGAATCAAAGAGCAAAATAACATCAGGAGAGACAGAACAGACATCTAGGAGCACAGGAACAGGAGGGCCGTCAAATGAGTACTGGAAAAGTGTCGGTTGGATCATTATAACAGAACCAACCACCCCCTCGCGGTTTAACATTAACCGGAAAAAAGCAGTCTCGTCAGGGCTACAGTTAAAAACATCGATAAACTGGGACCTTCTTAAATAATACATGAACTGCGGGAAGAGAGAAAAGTTGGATGCAAGACGAAATGAAGATGGATCTTCAGACACATAATCACCAAACTTGGAGGCGAAACGAATCAACATTGTATCCAACCATTTAACAACATCTGGATAATACCTCCGTCCAGCCTCCTGGACAGCAAGTCTAGCCATTACTGAAGCTGCTGCTTCTTGGTCAAACCCAGCATCAATGTCTGCTGACTGGCTCCCAACCCACCTTCTTGCTACAGTTGTCACCCGCTTCCGAAGTCCCATGTTGCCATGCCGGTAACATGTAATGAACTGTATAAAGAACGCAGAACTAGGTTGGGGCATCTGTTCACCGCCCACTTTAAA is a window from the Apium graveolens cultivar Ventura chromosome 1, ASM990537v1, whole genome shotgun sequence genome containing:
- the LOC141714823 gene encoding DNA-directed RNA polymerase V subunit 7-like, which codes for MLEEVEYSFNVVVRLTELDENKQVPQNVIVTRLLKQMMNVKSTEEIGYFLAVTKLKRIGTGKVLDSLDYVLFPVCVQCRTFLPMDGEIMHGVVFNVITNGVFMRRGPIRFIYLPAQKMPGYSYVHDDQNPFFVSADGSRIGRDVVVNFMVYGTRWVHKNWYAEREYTLIASLEGNSLGPMALSGHDGLDLESCRFPDFSQEDLELQDP